In Arachis hypogaea cultivar Tifrunner chromosome 2, arahy.Tifrunner.gnm2.J5K5, whole genome shotgun sequence, a genomic segment contains:
- the LOC112755304 gene encoding piezo-type mechanosensitive ion channel homolog isoform X4 has protein sequence MKIWEMVGLWHYPIPGFFLLAQFCLGILVALGNLVNNSVFLCLSDEDGQSSNEQCSVEEKGETKVLIVATIAWGLRKCSRAIMLTLIFLIAIKPGFIHAVYMIFFLIYLLSHNVSRKLRQALILLCEIHFALLYALQINLISNALEKKGSVSMEVVMQLGLVGEDSDWDFLEVALLGCFCSVHNHGFDMLFSFSAIIQHTPSAPIGFGILKAGLNKSVLLSIYSSSSVRQSDDSFSYERRIASYLSAIGQKFLSIYRSCGTYIAFLTILLTVYMERPNYIAFGYIFLLLLWITGRQLVERTKRPLWLPLKVYAISVFIFIYSLSSFTSLEMWLSKLIDLYFYLGFDPKASSFENVWESLAVLIVMQLYSYERRQSKLHKQAYMDQLEPGKVGFIRRFLIWHSQKILFIALFYASLSPISAFGFLYLLGCVICSILPKTSSIPSKSFLVYTGFLVTAEYLFQMWGKQAEMFPGQKYSDISLFLGLCVFQPGFWGRESGLRGKVLVIVACTLQYNVFRWLERMPNTVLNRGHWEEPCPLFVSSEDSFQHTDTCNEASKTSCNSHHPTEIQEGDSSKTLRIITSGHSHIPDTPSSKTRGSDSNRRKYFGFIWGSSRESHKWNKKRIVALRKERFETQIAVLRIYLKFWVENMSNLFGLEINMIALLLASFALLNAISMLYIALLAACILLNRHIIRKIWPVFVFLFASVLILEYFVIWKDSLPFSSHVPSGVHCHDCWKASTRYFDYCEKCWLGLVVDDPRMLISYFAVFMLAGFKLRADRLGNFSGSSTYRQIMFQRRNTFIWRDLSFETKSMWTFVDYLRLYCYCHLLDLVLILILITGTLEYDILHLGYLAFALVFFRMRLEILKKKNQIFKFLRIYNFAVIILSLAYQSPFVGGPSSGKCEKNYIYEMIGFYKYDYGFRITARSAIVEIIIFLLVALQSYMFSSKEFDYVCRYLEAEQIGAIVHEQEKKAAWKTAQLQQIRESEVKKRQRNMQVEKMKAEMLNLQVQLHSLNTSANCIDGFSHSGEGLRRRRSNSIISTHDIRIPDKEEQFPERLDHAMREDSVLPTELESSSTSMNVETSFTEEYKHSVDSPVCEITEIDIDNNSSDSDKKGKGQAKEHPLRSAVQLIGDGVSQVQSIGNQAVNNLVSFLNISQEDSDSNGHTNVEDQIYDEMESQKSRDMYVDRSSSALSDRSSEAASLQLGRIFRYIWYQMRSNNDIVCYCCFVLVFLWNFSLLSMVYLGALYLYALCVNTGPSYIFWVIILIYTEIYILLQYLYQIIIHHCGMSIDPVLLRELGFPTHKIMSSFVVSSLPLFLVYIFTLIQSSITPKDGEWMSSINFRFKGKDLHRKDDPARYNWQEKVGDLLNQMANMVKMIIRSFFRYWKSLTQGAESPPYFVQVSMDVNFWPEDGIQPARIESGINQLLRVVHKDKCMEKNPNLCPFASRVNVQSIERSQENPNVALVVLEVVYSSPVTDCSSAEYNFSLTPADDVAKEILKAKRAGFVEEVGFPYHILSVIGGGKREIDLYAYIFCADLIVFFLVAIFYQSVIKNKSEFLEVYQLEDQFPKEFVFILMAIFFLIVVDRIIYLCSFATGKVIFYIFNLVLFTYSVTEYDWQLDPSQKHAAQFALRAIFSAKALSLALQAVQIRYGIPHQSTLYRQFLTSEVSRINYLGYRLYRALPFLYELRCVLDWSCTTTSLTMYDWLKLEDINASLYLVKCDSVLNRATHKQGEKQTKMTKCCNGICLFFVLICVIWAPMLMYSSGNPTNIANPIKDASFKVDIKTVSGRLNLYETTLCERIEWNKLDSDANLDPHGYLDTYNKNDIQLICCQADASTLWLVPSVVQTRLIQSLDWYDDMEIFFTWILSRDRPKGKEVVKYEKPVDPQYLPSQSDVQKVLNGSMTSFRVYKFYPRYFRVTGSGDVRNLDEDSTVSADLVLHREQFEWWAFQDIQPSNLSGLCGGDTGPVAIVVSEETPPQGILGDTLSKFSIWGLYITFVLAVGRFIRLQCSDLRMRIPFENLPSCDRLIAICEDIYAARAEGELGVEELLYWTLVKIYRSPHMLLEYTKPD, from the exons ATGAAAATCTGGGAGATGGTGGGTCTGTGGCACTATCCGATACCTGGTTTCTTTTTGCTTGCCCAATTTTGTCTAGGAATTTTGGTTGCGTTGGGTAATCTTGTGAACAATTCTGTATTCCTCTGCTTGTCTGATGAGGATGGGCAATCGTCAAATGAGCAGTGCTCAGTAGAAG AGAAGGGAGAGACTAAGGTTTTGATTGTGGCAACAATAGCATGGGGACTTCGCAAGTGCTCTCGGGCTATCATGCTAACATTGATCTTTCTTATTGCCATAAAGCCTGGTTTCATCCATGCTGTATATA TGATATTCTTCCTGATATATCTTTTGAGCCACAATGTCAGCCGAAAGCTACGACAAGCTCTGATTCTTCTGTGCGAGATTCATTTTGCACTGTTGTACGCTCTTCAAATTAATTTGATCTCTAATGCTTTGGAGAAAAAAGGTTCTGTAAGCATGGAAGTTGTAATGCAATTAG GTCTCGTTGGAGAAGATAGTGACTGGGATTTCTTGGAAGTAGCTTTGCTTGGTTGCTTCTGTTCAGTTCATAACCATGGTTTTGACATGTTATTTTCATTCTCTGCAATCATACAGCATACCCCTAGTGCCCCTATTGGATTTGGCATCTTGAAAGCTGGTCTTAACAAATCTGTTTTATTGTCTATATATTCATCCTCCTCTGTGAGACAAAGTGATGACAGTTTCTCTTATG AAAGAAGAATTGCATCATACCTCAGTGCAATTGGGCAGAAGTTCCTCTCTATATACCGATCTTGTGGCACCTATATTGCTTTCTTGACTATTCTTCTCACAGTATATATGGAGAGGCCCAATTACATAGCATTTGGTTACATATTCCTTCTTCTGCTGTGGATTACTGGAAGACAACTTGTTGAGAGAACAAAAAGGCCGCTTTGGCTTCCATTGAAAGTGTATGCAATTTCGGTGTTTATCTTCATATATAGCTTGAGCAGCTTCACAAGTCTAGAGATGTGGTTATCCAAGTTGATTGATCTCTATTTTTATCTTGGATTTGACCCAAAAGCGTCatcttttgaaaatgtttgggAGTCTCTGGCAGTCTTGATTGTTATGCAACTTTATAGCTATGAGAGGAGACAAAGCAAGCTGCACAAACAGGCTTACATGGATCAGTTGGAGCCAGGGAAAGTTGGGTTTATCAGGCGATTTCTTATTTGGCACAGCCAAAAAATCTTATTTATTGCCCTGTTTTATGCATCTTTATCCCCAATTAGTGCATTTGGTTTCTTGTATCTGCTTGGATGTGTTATCTGCTCCATTTTACCAAAGACATCTAGTATCCCATCCAAATCATTCTTAGTATACACAGGGTTTCTGGTGACTGCtgaatatctttttcaaatgtgGGGTAAGCAAGCTGAAATGTTTCCTGGACAGAAGTACTCTGATATATCTCTCTTTCTGGGATTGTGTGTATTCCAGCCAGGCTTTTGGGGTCGAGAATCTGGATTGAGAGGAAAAGTACTAGTTATTGTGGCTTGTACCCTTCAATACAATGTCTTTCGGTGGTTGGAAAGAATGCCAAATACAGTCTTGAATAGAGGACACTGGGAAGAACCTTGTCCTTTGTTTGTCTCCTCGGAAGATTCATTTCAGCATACTGATACATGTAATGAGGCAAGTAAAACATCATGCAATTCACATCATCCAACTGAGATTCAAGAAGGGGATTCTAGCAAGACACTAAGAATTATAACCTCTGGTCATTCCCATATACCTGATACTCCAAGTTCTAAAACAAGAGGTTCTGACAGTAATAGAAGAAAGTATTTTGGATTTATCTGGGGAAGTAGCAGGGAGAGTCACAAGTGGAACAAGAAGCGGATTGTTGCTTTGAGAAAGGAGCGGTTTGAGACCCAGATAGCAGTCTTAAGAAtatatttgaaattttgggtggagaatatGTCTAATCTATTTGGTCTCGAGATAAACATGATAGCATTACTTCTTGCAAGCTTTGCCTTGTTGAATGCAATATCCATGCTGTATATTGCACTGTTAGCTGCTTGTATTCTTCTGAATCGGCATATTATACGCAAAATCTGGCCTGTATTTGTCTTCCTGTTTGCATCTGTTCTCATCCTTGAATATTTTGTCATCTGGAAGGATAGTTTACCTTTTAGTTCCCATGTTCCAAGCGGGGTTCATTGTCATGACTGTTGGAAAGCTTCAACTCGATATTTCGATTATTGCGAAAAGTGTTGGCTAG GACTTGTTGTTGATGATCCCCGCATGCTGATCAGCTACTTTGCAGTCTTCATGCTGGCTGGCTTCAAGCTTCGGGCTGATCGCCTTGGCAACTTTTCAGGATCATCAACATATCGTCAGATTATGTTTCAACGTAGAAACACGTTCATTTGGAGAGATCTCTCTTTTGAAACCAAGAGCATGTGGACCTTTGTCGACTATTTGAGGCTTTACTGCTATTGCCATTTGTTGGATCTTGTGCTCATTTTAATATTGATTACTGGTACACTCGAGTATGACATTTTGCATCTTGGTTATCTTGCGTTTGCTTTGGTATTCTTTCGCATGAGACTTGaaatattgaagaagaagaaccaaatCTTCAAGTTCTTGCGCATTTATAACTTTGCTGTTATTATTCTCTCTCTTGCTTATCAGTCCCCTTTTGTTGGTGGACCAAGTTCTGGGAAGTGTGAGAAGAATTACATTTATGAGATGATTGGGTTTTATAAATATGATTATGGGTTTCGGATTACTGCTAGATCTGCAATCGTAGAGATTATCATATTTTTGCTTGTAGCACTTCAGTCATACATGTTTTCCTCTAAAGAGTTTGATTATGTATGTCGATACCTGGAAGCAGAGCAAATTGGTGCTATTGTGCATGAACAGGAGAAAAAGGCGGCATGGAAAACTGCACAGTTACAACAAATTCGTGAAAGTGAGGTCAAAAAGCGACAGCGTAATATGCAGGTTGAGAAGATGAAAGCTGAAATGCTCAACCTACAAGTACAACTCCATAGTTTGAACACGTCAGCCAATTGTATTGATGGATTTTCTCACAGTGGTGAGGGTCTAAGAAGAAGGCGGAGCAATTCTATTATTTCAACCCATGACATTAGAATCCCTGACAAAGAAGAACAGTTTCCTGAGAGACTCGATCATGCAATGAGAGAGGATTCTGTTCTCCCAACTGAACTTGAATCATCATCTACTTCCATGAATGTGGAAACTTCATTCACAGAGGAGTACAAGCATTCAGTGGATTCTCCTGTGTGTGAAATTACTGAAATAGATATTGACAACAATTCTAGTGATTCAGACAAAAAGGGGAAGGGGCAAGCAAAAGAACACCCATTGAGATCTGCTGTGCAACTAATAGGTGATGGTGTTTCCCAGGTACAGTCCATTGGAAATCAGGCAGTTAATAACTTAGTGAGCTTTCTCAATATATCTCAAGAAGATTCTGATTCAAATGGGCACACAAATGTTGAGGATCAGATATATGACGAGATGGAGAGCCAGAAAAGCCGTGATATGTATGTGGATCGATCTTCATCTGCGCTATCTGATAGGAGTTCAGAAGCTGCAAGTCTGCAGTTAGGAAGGATATTTCGTTATATATGGTACCAGATGCGCTCCAATAATGATATAGTGTGTTACTGTTgttttgttcttgtgttcttatGGAACTTCAGTTTGCTATCGATGGTGTATCTCGGGGCTCTTTACTTGTATGCCTTATGTGTAAATACAGGTCCAAGTTACATCTTCTGGGTTATCATTTTGATATATACAGAAATTTACATCTTACTCCAGTATCTGTACCAAATTATAATTCATCACTGTGGGATGAGTATTGATCCTGTCCTGTTACGAGAATTAGGTTTCCCAACACACAAAATTATGTCTTCCTTTGTTGTCAGTTCATTACCTCTCTTTCTTGTCTATATTTTTACCCTCATCCAAAGCTCCATAACACCTAAAGATGGTGAATGGATGTCATCTATAAACTTCAGGTTTAAGGGGAAAGATCTCCATCGAAAAGATGATCCCGCTCGATATAACTGGCAAGAGAAGGTAGGGGATCTACTGAATCAGATGGCTAATATGGTTAAAATGATAATCAGAAGCTTCTTTAGATACTGGAAGTCACTCACACAAGGAGCAGAATCTCCTCCTTATTTTGTCCAGGTGTCTATGGATGTCAACTTCTGGCCAGAGGATGGGATTCAACCAGCAAGGATTGAATCTGGAATTAATCAGTTGCTCAGAGTTGTCCATAAGGATAAGTGTATGGAAAAGAACCCAAACCTTTGCCCTTTTGCTAGTAGGGTTAATGTTCAAAGCATTGAAAGAAGTCAAGAGAATCCCAATGTTGCGTTGGTTGTTTTAGAGGTTGTCTATTCCTCTCCTGTAACTGATTGTTCGTCAGCAGAATATAACTTTTCTTTAACTCCAGCAGATGATGTAGCAAAGGAAATCCTGAAAGCTAAGCGTGCAGGTTTTGTGGAAGAAGTGGGATTCCCTTATCATATACTCTCAGTTATTGGTGGAGGCAAGAGAGAAATTGATCTGTATGCATACATATTTTGTGCAGATCTGATTGTATTCTTTCTTGTTGCTATCTTCTACCAGTctgtcataaaaaataaaagtgagttCCTTGAAGTGTATCAGCTTGAAGACCAGTTTCCGAAAGAATTTGTCTTCATTTTAATG GCTATCTTCTTCTTGATTGTGGTTGATCGAATAATATACCTCTGCTCATTTGCCACGGGCAAAgtgattttctatattttcaaccTCGTGCTTTTCACATATTCAGTTACGGAATATGATTGGCAGTTAGACCCATCCCAGAAACATGCTGCTCAGTTTGCTCTCCGTGCTATTTTTTCAGCAAAAGCACTTTCTCTAGCACTTCAGGCTGTACAAATTCGTTATGGCATTCCTCACCAAAGCACATTATATCGTCAATTTTTGACTAGTGAAGTTTCACGGATCAATTACTTAGGATATAGGCTTTACCGTGCATTGCCATTCCTTTATGAATTACGATGCGTACTTGATTGGTCATGCACAACCACATCCCTCACCATGTATGACTGGCTGAAG CTGGAGGACATAAATGCAAGTTTGTACCTTGTCAAATGCGATTCAGTGTTGAATAGAGCTACACACAAGCAAGGGGAGAAGCAAACGAAAATGACCAAATGCTGCAATGGGATATGCTTGTTCTTTGTATTAATTTGTGTTATATGGGCTCCAATGCTG ATGTATAGCAGTGGTAACCCGACAAACATTGCCAACCCAATTAAAGATGCCAGCTTTAAGGTTGATATCAAGACAGTTAGTGGAAGGTTGAATTTGTATGAAACTACTCTGTGTGAAAGAATCGAGTGGAATAAACTCGATTCTGATGCCAATCTTGATCCTCATGGCTATTTGGACacatataataagaatgatatcCAATTGATATGCTGTCAAGCTGATGCTAGTACATTGTGGCTTGTCCCAAGTGTTGTTCAGACAAGATTGATTCAGTCCCTTGATTGGTATGATGACATGGAAATTTTTTTTACCTGGATACTTTCAAGAGACAGGCCTAAAGGGAAAGAAGTGGTGAAGTATGAAAAACCTGTTGATCCTCAGTATCTTCCAAGTCAATCTGATGTTCAAAAGGTTCTGAATGGCTCTATGACCAGCTTTagggtttataaattttatccgAGATATTTCCGTGTCACTGGTTCTGGTGACGTTAGAAATTTGGATGAG